TGAAGGAAGTTGATAGTAACCCGATACAAGCTGCCCTCCTTCAATAATCTCCTTTATCTTCTTTGCACCTTTTTTGTCCGTTTCCAGGCTTTGACGTATCTCGGGTAAAGCCCTGTGAGAGTCTTTGATTGTGATGCTTTTATACCTCTCCATTCCATAGGTTTCCAGCATCTCTGTTGACAGCTCTACCATGGCAACTCCTTTTTGCTTCCCATATCTGTCGAATATGGAAGCTATTCTTAACCCGCTTTGTGCCCCACAGACCACAGGGAAACACCCTGAAAGTATAAGCATAAGCAGTAAAAACTGGATTCTTTTCTTCATTATTCTCTGTTTTTAATCCGTTAATCTTTAAATAATTCAGTAAAAACCTCATCTTTGGAAGTGGCCACTTCCTGAAGAGAAGCATTTGCATAAGCCTTTATTGTTGCTTCGTCAGTATAACATTTACCATTAATTACTACATAGTTTCTTTTGTCGGAATCATTGGATTGCTGCAAGAATGTAGATATTCCTATTGCCATAACAGCGCAAGCCGCTATACCGCTTAATGTATAGATCAACGTTTTTCTTCGCGGAATAGCCCTCTTATTAGCTTGTTCAGTCTTCTTAGCCTGTTCTGCAGTTATTTCATTATCGAAGTAAGCAAACATTTGCTTATAGCAAAGCAGGTGCTCTGGAACCTTTTCATTTGAAAAGAAATTCCTTATCCATTGCTCTTCTTCACAGGAGGTTTCTCCTTCAAAGTACTTATTAAGCAAATCGTCTATTTTCATCTTTATTCTCCTTTCTCTCATTTGTTAATTGCAGGAACACCTCCCTGACTCTTTTTCTTGCTCTCGACAAGTTCATTCTTACTGCCTGAATATCACAACCGGTTATTTCAGCAATCTCCTCCGATTCATACCCTTCTATGTCTTTCATCCGGATGATTGTTTGCTGTAAGGGTGGGAGAGTCTCCATTATCTTCCCGATTAACCGCACTTGGTCATGTTCCACAAGTATTCGTTCGGGATTATCCCATCCAGAGAGAGTTTTGATCTCATCAAGTCCCACAGATGCATGAGCCGGCGATTTCCATCTGTCAATACAGAGATTCTTTACAATCTCTGTGGCTAGTGCATCAATGCTGCGATACTCGTCCAGTTTTTCACGCATGCGCCAAAGCTTAAGAAAAGCCTCCTGCACAATATCTTCTGCATCGGAGGTTTCTTCAGTCATCTTTCGTGAATAATTAAATAGCTTTTCACGAAGTGGCAACACGTTTATTTTGAATTGTTCGAGATTCATCTATGTATAATAGACGAAAAAGGAATGAAAACATAACATTCATCCCTTTGTTTTTGCAAAAAAAATATTTTGTGGAAGATTAATCTGTTTTGATAAGTTCTGATTTATGCCTTATTCAGAGGTTTGCAGAGATTTCATAATTGTGATATCCTGAAAACCGAAGTGATGCATAATTTCTCTTAGAATTAATAAAGATGCTGCAAAAGAGGTGCTTTCCGGTAATGTGTCCGTGCTGTACGGTCTGCCTGAAATAATGATAGCTAAACGGCTGAATATGTCTTCCATCTCTTTTATCGACAGAATTATTTGTTGAGAGAACATTTCTTTTCCGGATTGAAGAGCAATTTCCTGTATAACCGGAGAAACGGAACATAACTCTGAATTCGCAGGTAATAGCTTTTTTATTGGAATAATATTATCCTCAACAAAGTTAATGGCATATTCTATTTCACTTGGTGTGGGAGGAATATGCTTGAAGAATTCTTCGGACGTCTTCTTGCTTCCCAATGGGAGTACCCAAAAATCATCCGGTTTAATCGGAGATTTTCCAGAGGCTAAAATAGTATATTCTTCAGTGATATGAAGTAACGTTATTACCTCTTTCTGAAGTTCGGTATGTGCTGTCTGATAGAGTTTTGTTACGATAGCTTGTATTTCGGGGCTTACGGTAGGATTCATATGTCGGTTAAGTTTAAAATACTGAATTATTTAGATTATACCCCGTAAAGATAATCTAAAAATGGGAAAGTAATTAGTGATAATATAACTTTGAGATAGATCAAGTCTATTAATTTGTCCTCTTTACCGCATAGCTAAAGTACGGTAAAGGGGACTATTTTATTTTGAATTACAGTTTGGTAAATTCTACTCTTCTGTTTTTTGCTTTGTTCTCAGCGCTGTTATTGTCTGCAATAGGTGCACTTTCTCCTTTTCCATCCGTTTCAATTCTGGATCCGTCAATCTTGAACTCGTCAATCAGGTATTGTTTAACATTAGCAGCTCTTCGTTTTGATAAATCCAGATTAAGTGCGTCATCGCCATCACTGTCTGTATGCCCAGTGACTTTTATTCTCACCGTTGGGTTCTCATTCAGAACATTGGCTATTTCCCGGATTGAACCATAAGATTCCGGCTTTACTATATCTTTTCCTGAATCAAAATAGATGCCATAGGAAATAACCTTTCCTTCGGTTAACAGTTTGCTTCTTGTGTCGGGAGAGGCAGTTGTGACCTTAAGGTTGGTGATGTATGGATGGCTGTTACGATCCCATCCATTAAAGACTATCTTGTTGAACTTTGTAGTGCTGTGGATGTTGGTTGGAATATCAAGAACCTTTGCTCCCTGATGATAAATCCGCACTCTTCTTTTTTGTACCCAGATAATTACATGATTTACCTTTTCGGCAATCACCGGATTTGTATTTGATGAGCCAGTAAGGTTTTCACTTCCTGATTTGTATCCGATAGTTTCCCATTCATTCTCTGCTATTATGATTTTTAAACCATGAAGTCCCGGCCATGCATCATCGTTTATCTCCTGTGGTCTTGCCGGATCATCTTCGTAAATATTCAGCATTGTTCCGCGGGAATAATCTTTATCCGGAACAAAATCGAATTCAAATATAAAGTTGTCGGGGAAAGCAATCTTTTTTGTGTAACAGTAAACAGCATCTTTTCCATTCATATGCAACCAGTTTCCAGGTGCAATATTTAACTTTTTAACTTCTCCGGTGCTGTTACCTGTCCATTGTGCAGGAAAATCGCCTATGAGATCTTGTGAAAAGTCTTCGAAAAATATGATTTTATCTCCAGGAACAAAATCATATTGAGTGAAGCTTTCCAGTTTTCCTTTTTCTGAAGATTCTGTGGAAACATCTTTAGTACCTTTATTATTGCCGTTACTTTTATTTGTAGCTTTTTGCCCATTATCAAGCTCTTTGTCAATAGCTTGGTCTGTTTTCTTTTCGGCTTTCTTCTCAACCTTGTCCACAACCTTATTTCCTAATTTCTTTAACCAGCCTTGCCCATCTGCATTTGCAAACACAAACAGGAACAAAAGAAGATACAATATTCTACTTTTTTTCATCGCTTTAATTATTAAGATTTTATTGATGTTGTTCTAAATATATAATGCGCCAAGCACCATTGAGAGTAATAAGAAAATAAGTATAACGCTGATAATAGTTGATAGAAAGTAAGGAGTGATTTTTTCTTCGGGCGTTTTCATCATGGGGGCTATTCCTACATACAAAATATACAAACCATACAATCCCAGAATTGCTGCAAATGAACTTAATGCCGGGAATATATATAAAATTCCGGCTACCCCCATCGGAGTATAAGAATATGCAACTAGTTGGAAGGCTTTGTTAAAGTCGCCTTTTGATTCAAATTTGTTAGCTAGCTTAGTAATAATATAAGCAGTAATATAAGCGCTGGCAATTGTGCCCACAAATGAGATAACGGCCTGACGAATACCGGCGCTTATTGACCCGATGTGTGCACCTAATACATTGTATCCAACAAGTCCGTAACCAATAAACCAGCCTATGGCAGGTATCAGTGCCAATAAGATCAGATACGACGATAAAAGCTTGCTTGCCGGTATTTCTTCAGCGTCAATAACTGTCCATTCTGTTTTTGGAGAAAGCAGAATCTTTTTTACCCGTTCAATTGTGTTCATAATAGATTTTAGTTTTTTGTTAGAAAACGACATAATTCATGGCATTCTTTCTAATTACTTTGCAGGCTTTTTTGAGGGCTTATCATAAATAAAGCTTCCACGGAACCAAATTGCCTGACGGTTTGTTGGCGTTACATTTACATCTGCCCATCCTGAAGTAGAAATTGAGAGTGAATAGACAAAACTATCTTCATCTGTACGAGTCTTGAAACGAATATTAGCTGTGCCTTTCTTGTCGAAAGTTAGTTTGTATTCGGTTATTCGTTCATTAAAAATCAATCCTTTGCCTCCTCCATAAGGCACGCTGTAAGCAATGCCAAAATATGGTAGATAAGAGAAAACAGAATCGTTACGAATTTCTACAGAGTAGTTCGTTGTAAGGTTTTTGCTTGACCCTCTCATGGGGTAAGCTGTATTTACTTCTACCTTTATTTTCTGAGCTTCTACCAATTCTCTGATTGCTTTCTGAGTTTCTTCTTTTTTTTGCTTTTTTGTCTGGCCACTCATCGGAGAAATACCTATTAACAGGAGGGTAAACATACAAATAAATAATCTTGTTGCTTTCATGATTTTAAGTATTAATGTCTCAGATAATAAACGTTTTAGGGTACTAAAAAGTTGTATAAGGAAGGCTTATGAAATCTATGCTGAATGAATCTTATTAAGACCCGGGTCTCAGCACCATTTACACTTGGGTGTAATAGGTGCTGAGACCCGGGTCTTAATAGGCGTTTGATGTACATCATACTAAAGTTCTTTCACCGGTTTTAGCTAATAGTTAACTTCAAAAGAACAAAATATTCAAAATGTCTACAAAATAGAGTCCTTAATTTGTTTTTGATTTTATATGAAATATCAAATTTATGAAGAATCAAGTAATAGTCTGTATTTTATTTTTAGCTTCATCAGGAGTTCCAGCTCAGAACAAAGATCTGGACTATTTTATTCAGAAGGCTAAAGTAAACAGTCCGTTGCTTTATGAACTGGGGAACAAGGTGAAAATCACAGAACTAGACAGCTTAAAAACAAGGGCGACATATAATCCTATGGTATCGGCTGTCTCTAATGTAATATTTTCCCCAACTTATAAGGGATTTGGATATGATACAGCTATATCCAACGGGCAAAATGTGGAAGCCTTGCTTACCGTTAGTAAGCAACTAATAAGTCGGCAGAATCTAAAAACGAGATTGAATAATTACAAATTAGATAAGAAAAGCATAGAAAATCAGACACGACTGTCTACTGACATAGTTGAAAAGACAGTTACCGAGCAATACATAACTACCTTTCTTAATCAGCAACTGCTACATTTATCCAATGAGATAATCGGCTTTCTGCAAAAAGAAGACAAAATACTCAGGAAACTGGCAAAGAATTCAAATATAAAACAGACAGATTATCTTAATTTCAAGGTCACATTACAACAAACCCTCTTTAATAATGAACAACAGCGTTCACTGTGGATGAATAATCTAAGTACGTTGAACTATCTTAGTGGTATTGACAATGGAGGAACGGATTCAATTGTTACACCGGCTATCAAATTACCGGCTGTAGCTTCTTTTGAAGAGAGTTATTACGGTAGAAACAATGCTATTGACAGTTTGAAAAACAAGAATAACGAGCAACTTATAAATCTTAACTATAAACCTCAAATATCCGTATTTGCCAATGGCGGATACTCATCTTCGTTCATGACCAGTCCGTATAAGAATTTGGGCGTCAGTATGGGCGTCAGCATTAATCTTCCGCTCTATGATGGGAAACAAAGAAAAATGTCATTGATGCAAAACGAATTGAATGATCAGAATCGTAAAAGATACCATGACGCAGATAAACAGCACTATACTCTTCAGAAGCAGGAACTCCTGCGACAAATAGAACGTTGCGACAAACTTACTTCCATGACTCCCGAACAGTTTAAATATACCAAAGCTCTGGTTGATGCAAATGCTCTTTTACTTGGCACGGGAGAAGTGAGTATGACCGATTTTCTTTTATCTATCACTAATTACATGAACATAAGAACAATTGACATCCAGAATAAAGCTAATAAACAGTTGTTAATTAATCAATTGAACCATTTAATTTTACCTTGATATGAAAATAAAAATAATCACTTTGTTGTCACTGGCCGGAACATTGGTTTATGGCTGTGGTGCAAAAGATCCAGCTTCCTCTTCAGAAGAGACCCAGAAACCAACTACACCTGTTACTGTTTCTAGTCCCGAAATAACATCAATGCAAGACGAAATTACCCTGAATGCAACTTCTGTTTATATATTGAAAACGGATATCAAAGCCAATATTAACGGATATATTGTAAAGCCGGGCATTCAGCTTGGAGATAAAGTAAGTAAAGGTGAAGTTTTATTCCGGTTGCAAACAAAGGAAGCTAAAAGCTTAGGCAATGAGGTGAATAAATTAGATCCATCTTTTCACTTTACAGGTTTAAACAATATTGTCTGCCCAACCAGTGGTTATGTGGTTATGTCCAATCACCAGAAAGGAGACTATGTTCAGGAAGGTGAGATTCTGGCTACAATTAGTGATCGAAATAGCTTTGGCTTTGTATTGAGTTTGCCTTATGAACTTAATGGGGTTTTGAATAATAATAAAGAAATATGCATTACTTTACCGGATGGAAAAAAGGTTACCGCAGTTGTAAATAAAATAATGCCCGAACTGGATAGTGCTTCACAAACTCAGCGAGTCTTTTTAAAAATAAAACAGCCAGTCAACCTTCCAGAGAATCTTGTTGCAAAAGCTGCATTAGTTAAAAGTAAGATTGCAAAAGCAATTACTTTGCCAAAACAAGCTATCTTATCGGATGAAAATCAGTCTTCATTCTGGGTTATGAAACTTATAAATAACACTACGGCTGTACGGGTGAATATAAAAAAGGGCATCGAAAAAGGTAACCGTGTTCAGATCACAGAGCCTCTGTTTACAGAAAGAGACAGAATTATAACAACCGGTAATTACGGTTTAGCTGACACTGCAAAAGTATCTGTTCAAATAAAAAATACTCAGGTAAGATGAAAAGAGACTTCTTTTACACTTATAAAACGCCGTTGCTTGTTATCGTGGTACTTATTCTCTTTGGTGGAGCGTTCTCCCTATTGAAAATAAAGACCTCACTATTTCCGCAAGTAACCTTCCCGAAAATAAAAGTGATAGCCGAAGCCGGACAGCAACCTGTTGACCTAATGGCTGTAAGCGTAACCCGCCCCCTCGAAAATGCAATAAAGAAAGTAGCAGATTTGAAGTCTGTACGCAGTACCACAAGCCGGGGAAGTTGTGAAATATCAGCTTTTGTAGATTGGAAAGCAGATGTAAATATCGCACAACAGCAAGTGGAATCCAGAATAAATGAAATAAGAAATCAACTTCCCCAGAATACAAACATTACTGTGGAGAAAATGGATCCATCCATCTTAGCTGTCATGGGATATTCACTCAACAGTAACAAGCGGAGCAACATTGAACTAAAACAATTGGCACTTTACACTATCAAGCCTTTTCTATCTCAGGTTGAAGGAGTCAGTGAAATAAGGATAATCGGAGGAGAGACAAAAGAGTACTGGGTTAATCTGGACAAAGAGAAGATGTCTCAACTGGGGTTAACTCCATCTGCGGTTAAGGAAAGAATGAATAATACTAACTTTTTATTGGCAAACGGATATCTCTCTGATTACAGACTTATGTACCTATCTGTAACAGATGCCCGGATTATGAACCTGGAGCAACTGGGAAACACTGTAATCAAGAATGATGGAAAGCGGATTATCAAGTTAAATGATATTGCCAAAGTGGAGATACACAAGGCGAAAGAATATATCAAGACCAATGCAAATGGAAAAGAGAGCGTACTGATAGCAGTTATTCAACAACCTAATGCAAATGTATCAGATATTTCTTCCAATATGGAAAAACAATTGGAGAAACTAAAGATAATTATTCCTTCCGATGTGCAGATTAAGCCTTATTATGTGCAGGCAGACTTTGTAAATGATAGTATCAGGAGTGTAACTGATTGTTTATTTATTGGTCTTTTCCTGGCCATTATAGTAGTGGTTGGCTTCTTGAAATCATGGAGAGCGAGTTTAACTATCCTGATTACTATTCCTGTCACACTGGGATTAACTTTACTAGTTCTTTACGCCACCGGGCAAACTTTTAATATCATGACTTTAGGTGCTATTGCTGCGTCTGTAGGGTTGATAATAGACGATGCCATTGTGGTGGTTGAGCAGATTCACCGGACACATGAAGAGAATCCTGATGAATCAGACAATGTTGTAGTTCATAAAGCCATAAAATACTTGTTTAAGGCAATGATAGGTTCTTCTATGAGCACGATTGTTATCTTTGTCCCTTTTATGCTGATGACGGGTGTGGCCGGTGCATACTTTAAGGTAATGACCAACACTATGATCATTACATTGATTTGCTCTTTCCTGGCAACCTGGATTTTGTTGCCTGTTGTCTATCTATTCCTTGGAAGAAAAGTGAGATACAAAGAACAGGAAAACCACGAAGTAAAAGAACGGAGATGGGTGGGTTACTTTATTTCAAGGCCTTATTATAGTATTGCTTTTATAGTTGTAATTATTGCTATGGCAGCCTATGCAATACCTAATCTGGAAACCGGATTTCTGCCGGAAATGGACGAAGGAAGTATTGTGATGGATTATGCGTCACCTCCGGGAACAACATTGGAAGAGACTGATAATATGTTGGTTAAAATAGAACAAGCCTTGGTTAAAATACCCGAAGTAGAAACATACAGCAGACGTACAGGCACTCAAATGGGATTCTTTATTACTGAACCAAATACCGGCGATTATCTTATTCAGCTAAAGAAAAACAGAGGGCGGACTACAGATGAAGTAATAAATGATATCCGGTCAAAGATAGAATCTACCCAACCGGCCTTACGCGTAGACTTTGGACAGGTGATTGGAGATATGTTGGGCGACTTAATGAGTTCAGTTCAACCTATTGAAGTTAAGATCTTCGGTCCGGATCAGGATATTATTCAGAAATATGCTAAATCAGTAGCAAAATTGGTTAATAAAATACCCGGAACAGCGGATGTGTTCAATGGAATTGTTATTGCCGGCCCTTCTATTGCTATTGTTCCCGATTTCCAGAAACTGGCACAGTATAACATTTCTCCAACTGACTTTCAATTTCAGCTACAGACAGTTATGGAAGGAAATGAGGCAGGAACTGTTTTCGATAAGCAGCAACTTACCCCAATCCGACTGATTTATAATTCTAACAACGGTGTTTCGGCTCAAGATATAGAAAATAGTCAGATATTTCTTCCAAACGGACAACAAAAGTTGCTAAAGGAATTTGCTCGTGTAGACATAAAATCGGGTTCAAATGAGATACAACGGGAGGATTTGCAAACGATGGGTGTTATAACCGCTCGACTTGATAAAGGTGATTTGGGAGGAACGATGAAAAGTATACAAAATGAAATACGACACCACATCTCTCTGCCCAAAGGATATTCAATTACTTACGGAGGGGCTTATGCTCAGCAACAGCAATCATTCAAAGAATTACTGTTGATCTTAATATTGTCATGTATGCTTGTATTTACAGTAATACTATTTATGTTCAGAGATCTTAAAGTAGCCTTTACTATTTTACTGGTATCAGTTCTGGGTATTTGCGGAAGCTATATATTGCTCTATATTACAGGTACGGCACTTAATGTAGGAAGTTATACCGGAATTATTATGATGGTGGGGATTATTGGAGAGAATGCCATCTTTACTTATCTGCAATACCACGAAAGTTTATTGGCGATGAGCCGAAAACATGCGCTGATTTACGCTATTAGTACAAGACTTCGCCCCAAACTTATGACAGCAATCGGTGCAGTCATCGCACTTTTGCCTTTAGCCATGGGAATAGGGACTGGAGCACAACTCCATCAGCCTCTTGCCATAGCAGTTATTGGCGGGTTTATAGTGGCTTTGCCTTTGCTGTTGATCGTGTTGCCCACATTTATTTATCGGATAAAACCATCACATACTTAAATTTTTCATATATATTTGCTCTTATGAAGCTATTAATCATAGAAGATGAACGCGAACTTTCACATGGAATCGCAACTTACCTTACCGCAGAGAAATATCTTTGCGAACAGGCCTTTACGTTTGATGAAGCCATAGAAAAAGTTAGTCTCTACTCTTATGATTGTATTTTGCTGGATTTAATGTTACCCGGAGGAAGCGGACTTGATGTGCTCAAAGAAATAAAAAGGCAGAACAATCCGGCAGGTGTGATAATTATCTCTGCAAAAGATTCGTTGGACGATAAAGTTCGCGGATTGAAGATTGGTGCAGATGATTATCTTCCCAAGCCTTTTCATCTTCCTGAACTAAGTGTGCGCATCTATGCTCTTATTCGTCGCCGTCAATTCTCCAGTAACAATACACTAACAATCAATAATCTGACTATTGATTTACTTAACAAAGAAGTGAAAGCGAACGGACAGATTATTAATCTGACCAAAACGGAATATGGGCTTCTTTTATTTCTCATAGGGAATAAGAATAGAGTTGTTTCTAAAAGTGCTCTTGCAGAACACCTTAGTGGTGATATGGCAGACATGCTCGACAGCCAGAGTTTTGTCTATGCTCATATCAAGAATCTTAAAGCGAAACTTGCTGAGACAGGCTGCCCGGATTATATTAAAAATATTTATGGAACCGGATACAAATGGATAGAATGAAGAGTCTCCTTCAAAAAAGTCTTACGAGATTTACAATTTGTACAGTGATTATTTTTATACTCGCTACACCCCTTTTTTATCTTCTTACCAAGAATTTCTATGCAGAGGATTTAAAGGAAATAATTGACGCTGCTCAATCTGGAGTCCCTCTTCCGAAAACAGACTTTGAACGAGATATGCTAGCAGGAATAGTGTTGCAATTTGGATTGATAATGGGGGTTCTATTGGTTTCATTAATCCTTATGCTGAAACTAATTTCTAAACAGCTTTGGGCTCCCTTTGATGATACACTGAAACGGATTGAGCATTTCTCTCTTGAAAAAGGAACGCTTCCTCAATTTACGAAAAGTAACATAAAAGAATTTAATCGCCTTAATTCAGTGCTTACTCAATTGATAGAAAACAATCTAAATAGTTATAAGGTGCAAAAAGAGTTTACAGAAAATGCATCACACGAGTTACAAACTCCACTAGCTGTTTTCCAGGCTAAACTTGATTTGTTACTACAACAACCAGAACTTACAGAACAACAGGCTGAAATTGTACAAAGTCTTTATGAAGTATCCGCGCGCCTCACACGTCTGAATAAGAATCTTCTTTTACTTGCAAAAATAGATAACAGGCAATACACGCAAATGGAACTTATTGATGTAACTCAGATAATTGAAAAAGTGTTACCCCTTCTTAACGGGTTTACCCAAGGAATAACAATACGAAAAGATATACAAGTTGCCTCGCTTACAATACAGGCTAACAGAACTCTTTTGGAAAGTCTCATTAACAATTTAATTGTAAATGCCGTGCGCCACAATACTAATAACGGTGAGATCTTTATTA
The sequence above is drawn from the uncultured Bacteroides sp. genome and encodes:
- a CDS encoding DUF6108 family protein, with protein sequence MKKRIQFLLLMLILSGCFPVVCGAQSGLRIASIFDRYGKQKGVAMVELSTEMLETYGMERYKSITIKDSHRALPEIRQSLETDKKGAKKIKEIIEGGQLVSGYYQLPSRKEDLNRFILFKLSKKGAATLVYIEGELESDDLITLLFMKKDL
- a CDS encoding RNA polymerase sigma factor; translation: MNLEQFKINVLPLREKLFNYSRKMTEETSDAEDIVQEAFLKLWRMREKLDEYRSIDALATEIVKNLCIDRWKSPAHASVGLDEIKTLSGWDNPERILVEHDQVRLIGKIMETLPPLQQTIIRMKDIEGYESEEIAEITGCDIQAVRMNLSRARKRVREVFLQLTNERKENKDENRRFA
- a CDS encoding OmpA family protein, producing MKKSRILYLLLFLFVFANADGQGWLKKLGNKVVDKVEKKAEKKTDQAIDKELDNGQKATNKSNGNNKGTKDVSTESSEKGKLESFTQYDFVPGDKIIFFEDFSQDLIGDFPAQWTGNSTGEVKKLNIAPGNWLHMNGKDAVYCYTKKIAFPDNFIFEFDFVPDKDYSRGTMLNIYEDDPARPQEINDDAWPGLHGLKIIIAENEWETIGYKSGSENLTGSSNTNPVIAEKVNHVIIWVQKRRVRIYHQGAKVLDIPTNIHSTTKFNKIVFNGWDRNSHPYITNLKVTTASPDTRSKLLTEGKVISYGIYFDSGKDIVKPESYGSIREIANVLNENPTVRIKVTGHTDSDGDDALNLDLSKRRAANVKQYLIDEFKIDGSRIETDGKGESAPIADNNSAENKAKNRRVEFTKL
- a CDS encoding Yip1 family protein is translated as MNTIERVKKILLSPKTEWTVIDAEEIPASKLLSSYLILLALIPAIGWFIGYGLVGYNVLGAHIGSISAGIRQAVISFVGTIASAYITAYIITKLANKFESKGDFNKAFQLVAYSYTPMGVAGILYIFPALSSFAAILGLYGLYILYVGIAPMMKTPEEKITPYFLSTIISVILIFLLLSMVLGALYI
- a CDS encoding DUF4251 domain-containing protein, whose product is MKATRLFICMFTLLLIGISPMSGQTKKQKKEETQKAIRELVEAQKIKVEVNTAYPMRGSSKNLTTNYSVEIRNDSVFSYLPYFGIAYSVPYGGGKGLIFNERITEYKLTFDKKGTANIRFKTRTDEDSFVYSLSISTSGWADVNVTPTNRQAIWFRGSFIYDKPSKKPAK
- a CDS encoding TolC family protein, with the protein product MKNQVIVCILFLASSGVPAQNKDLDYFIQKAKVNSPLLYELGNKVKITELDSLKTRATYNPMVSAVSNVIFSPTYKGFGYDTAISNGQNVEALLTVSKQLISRQNLKTRLNNYKLDKKSIENQTRLSTDIVEKTVTEQYITTFLNQQLLHLSNEIIGFLQKEDKILRKLAKNSNIKQTDYLNFKVTLQQTLFNNEQQRSLWMNNLSTLNYLSGIDNGGTDSIVTPAIKLPAVASFEESYYGRNNAIDSLKNKNNEQLINLNYKPQISVFANGGYSSSFMTSPYKNLGVSMGVSINLPLYDGKQRKMSLMQNELNDQNRKRYHDADKQHYTLQKQELLRQIERCDKLTSMTPEQFKYTKALVDANALLLGTGEVSMTDFLLSITNYMNIRTIDIQNKANKQLLINQLNHLILP
- a CDS encoding HlyD family efflux transporter periplasmic adaptor subunit; this translates as MKIKIITLLSLAGTLVYGCGAKDPASSSEETQKPTTPVTVSSPEITSMQDEITLNATSVYILKTDIKANINGYIVKPGIQLGDKVSKGEVLFRLQTKEAKSLGNEVNKLDPSFHFTGLNNIVCPTSGYVVMSNHQKGDYVQEGEILATISDRNSFGFVLSLPYELNGVLNNNKEICITLPDGKKVTAVVNKIMPELDSASQTQRVFLKIKQPVNLPENLVAKAALVKSKIAKAITLPKQAILSDENQSSFWVMKLINNTTAVRVNIKKGIEKGNRVQITEPLFTERDRIITTGNYGLADTAKVSVQIKNTQVR
- a CDS encoding efflux RND transporter permease subunit; the protein is MKRDFFYTYKTPLLVIVVLILFGGAFSLLKIKTSLFPQVTFPKIKVIAEAGQQPVDLMAVSVTRPLENAIKKVADLKSVRSTTSRGSCEISAFVDWKADVNIAQQQVESRINEIRNQLPQNTNITVEKMDPSILAVMGYSLNSNKRSNIELKQLALYTIKPFLSQVEGVSEIRIIGGETKEYWVNLDKEKMSQLGLTPSAVKERMNNTNFLLANGYLSDYRLMYLSVTDARIMNLEQLGNTVIKNDGKRIIKLNDIAKVEIHKAKEYIKTNANGKESVLIAVIQQPNANVSDISSNMEKQLEKLKIIIPSDVQIKPYYVQADFVNDSIRSVTDCLFIGLFLAIIVVVGFLKSWRASLTILITIPVTLGLTLLVLYATGQTFNIMTLGAIAASVGLIIDDAIVVVEQIHRTHEENPDESDNVVVHKAIKYLFKAMIGSSMSTIVIFVPFMLMTGVAGAYFKVMTNTMIITLICSFLATWILLPVVYLFLGRKVRYKEQENHEVKERRWVGYFISRPYYSIAFIVVIIAMAAYAIPNLETGFLPEMDEGSIVMDYASPPGTTLEETDNMLVKIEQALVKIPEVETYSRRTGTQMGFFITEPNTGDYLIQLKKNRGRTTDEVINDIRSKIESTQPALRVDFGQVIGDMLGDLMSSVQPIEVKIFGPDQDIIQKYAKSVAKLVNKIPGTADVFNGIVIAGPSIAIVPDFQKLAQYNISPTDFQFQLQTVMEGNEAGTVFDKQQLTPIRLIYNSNNGVSAQDIENSQIFLPNGQQKLLKEFARVDIKSGSNEIQREDLQTMGVITARLDKGDLGGTMKSIQNEIRHHISLPKGYSITYGGAYAQQQQSFKELLLILILSCMLVFTVILFMFRDLKVAFTILLVSVLGICGSYILLYITGTALNVGSYTGIIMMVGIIGENAIFTYLQYHESLLAMSRKHALIYAISTRLRPKLMTAIGAVIALLPLAMGIGTGAQLHQPLAIAVIGGFIVALPLLLIVLPTFIYRIKPSHT
- a CDS encoding response regulator transcription factor translates to MKLLIIEDERELSHGIATYLTAEKYLCEQAFTFDEAIEKVSLYSYDCILLDLMLPGGSGLDVLKEIKRQNNPAGVIIISAKDSLDDKVRGLKIGADDYLPKPFHLPELSVRIYALIRRRQFSSNNTLTINNLTIDLLNKEVKANGQIINLTKTEYGLLLFLIGNKNRVVSKSALAEHLSGDMADMLDSQSFVYAHIKNLKAKLAETGCPDYIKNIYGTGYKWIE
- a CDS encoding HAMP domain-containing sensor histidine kinase; translated protein: MKSLLQKSLTRFTICTVIIFILATPLFYLLTKNFYAEDLKEIIDAAQSGVPLPKTDFERDMLAGIVLQFGLIMGVLLVSLILMLKLISKQLWAPFDDTLKRIEHFSLEKGTLPQFTKSNIKEFNRLNSVLTQLIENNLNSYKVQKEFTENASHELQTPLAVFQAKLDLLLQQPELTEQQAEIVQSLYEVSARLTRLNKNLLLLAKIDNRQYTQMELIDVTQIIEKVLPLLNGFTQGITIRKDIQVASLTIQANRTLLESLINNLIVNAVRHNTNNGEIFIIIKPNQLILSNTSSEGILDKELLFERFHRASEKVKGNGLGLAIAKAICNLHGWEIEYQYKTCMHEFIVIFPD